From the Oncorhynchus nerka isolate Pitt River linkage group LG20, Oner_Uvic_2.0, whole genome shotgun sequence genome, one window contains:
- the LOC115103120 gene encoding high affinity 3',5'-cyclic-AMP phosphodiesterase 7A-like isoform X7: MLDVRVRSQVGFEPERRRSHPYLYVDFRTLHSRPEAARPVSARNVRRLLSFQRYLHPSRFFHGIPANNPLGYILDDDYTGQAKLMLQKVGNWNFDIFLFDRLTNGNSLVNLTFHLFNTYGLIELFQLDMVKLRRFLVMIQEDYRCQNPYHNAVHAADVTQAMYCYLQEPKLAETLTSCDLLLGLLAAATHDLDHPGVNQPFLIKTDHYLAALYKNSSVLENHHWKSAVGLLRESDLLSHLPTEDRLNMEERLGSLILATDISRQNDYLSEFRTHLDKGDLCLTNGGHRHFILQMALKCADICNPCRPWKLSKQWSEKVTEEFFHQGDIERKHNLEVTPLCDRQSNSVANIQIGFMAYVVEPLFVEWSRFSDTRLSQTMMSHLSLNKQGWNEGRDKQEASSSRASEEQTTPATKDSNSKVLPQGSKGS; the protein is encoded by the exons ATGCTCG ATGTGAGAGTCAGAAGCCAGGTGGGGTTTGAACCAGAGCGAAGAAGGTCACATCCCTACTTGTATGTCGATTTCCGAACTTTGCATT CCCGACCTGAGGCTGCGCGGCCTGTGTCTGCCAGGAATGTCCGAAGGCTGCTGAGCTTTCAGAGGTACCTCCACCCGTCACGGTTCTTTCACGGCATCCCAGCCAACAACCCTCTAGGCTACATCCTTGACGATGACTACACAGGTCAAGCCAAG TTAATGCTGCAGAAGGTTGGAAACTGGAACTTTGATATTTTCCTGTTTGACAGACTTACGAACG GGAACAGTCTCGTCAACCTGACCTTTCACTTATTCAACACTTATGGGTTAATTGAGCTCTTCCAGTTGGACATGGTTAAACTTAGAAGATTTTTAG TCATGATTCAAGAGGACTACCGCTGCCAGAACCCTTACCACAATGCAGTCCACGCTGCAGATGTGACTCAGGCCATGTATTGTTACCTGCAGGAGCCCAAG CTTGCTGAGACGCTGACCTCCTGTGATctcctgctgggtctgctggctgctgccACCCATGATCTGGACCATCCAGGTGTCAACCAGCCTTTTCTCATCAAAACTGACCATTACCTAGCAGCACTGTACAAG AATAGCTCAGTTTTGGAGAATCACCACTGGAAGTCTGCGGTGGGCCTGCTCCGCGAATCAGACCTGCTGTCCCACCTCCCCACTGAAGACCG ATTGAACATGGAGGAGCGGCTTGGATCCCTGATTCTGGCTACGGACATCAGCAGGCAGAATGACTATCTTTCAGAGTTCAGGACACACTTGGACAAGGGAGACCTCTGCCTCACTAACGGAGGACATCGACACTTTATCCTTCAG ATGGCTCTGAAGTGTGCGGACATTTGCAACCCCTGCCGACCGTGGAAACTCAGCAAACAGTGGAGCGAGAAAGTGACAGAGGAGTTCTTCCACCAAG GTGACATTGAGCGGAAACATAATCTTGAAGTAACCCCACTCTGTGACAGGCAATCCAACTCGGTTGCCAATATACAGATTG GTTTCATGGCGTACGTGGTAGAGCCTCTGTTTGTGGAATGGTCACGCTTCTCCGACACACGGCTGTCCCAGACCATGATGAGCCACCTGAGCCTGAACAAGCAAGGCTGGAATGAGGGGAGGGACAAGCAGGAGGCTAGCTCTAGTAGGGCCTCAGAGGAACAGACGACTCCTGCCACCAAAGACTCAAACTCCAAAGTATTACCTCAGGGAAGCAAAGGGTCATGA
- the LOC115103119 gene encoding armadillo repeat-containing protein 1-like yields MSGEPDALAVVNQLRDLAADPMNRRAIVQDQGCLPGLIIFLDHPNPQVVYSALLAVRYLAECRQNKEKMRGELGMMLSLQNVMQKTTTPGETKLLASEIYELLQASNSEDAYKPKEPSCRRKPQFFLGSTNKQAKTVVLHIDGLDDSSRRSLCEEALLKIRGVISFTFQMAVKRCIIRIRSDLKAEALGSAIASTEVMKAQQVVRGEDGNEVIIPFPEDGSVAVEQNVNLPDYLPEEESPSQEPDKAVTSVGTGQDGAGWLGTAANFLSRSFYW; encoded by the exons ATGAGTGGGGAGCCAGACGCTTTGGCTGTGGTGAACCAGCTGAGGGATCTTGCTGCAGATCCCATGAACAGAAGAGCCATCGTTCAGGACCAAGGTTGCTTACCGGGACTCATCATTTTTCTGGACCACCCCAACCCCCAGGTTGTCTACTCAGCACTCCTG GCTGTGCGCTACCTCGCAGAATGCCGTCAAAACAAGGAGAAAATGAGGGGAGAGCTTGGGATGATGTTAAGTCTTCAGAATGTCATGCAAAA GACAACCACCCCGGGAGAGACCAAACTGCTGGCCTCAGAAATCTATGAACTCCTCCAGGCCTCTAACAGTGAGGATGCATACAAGCCCAAGGAGCCCTCCTGCAGACGTAAGCCCCAGTTCTTCCTGGGCTCCACCAACAAGCAGGCCAAAACAGTGGTCCTCCACATAGATGGCCTGGATGACTCT AGCCGGAGGAGCCTTTGTGAAGAGGCCCTGTTGAAGATCCGAGGTGTCATCAGCTTCACATTCCAGATGGCCGTTAAGAGGTGCATCATCAGAATCCGCTCAGACCTGAAGGCAGAG GCTCTGGGTTCTGCCATCGCATCAACTGAAGTAATGAAAGCTCAACAGGTGGTCAGGGGAGAGGATGGAAATGAG GTAATCATCCCATTCCCAGAGGATGGTTCGGTAGCAGTGGAGCAGAATGTGAATCTTCCAGACTATCTTCCAGAGGAGGAGAGCCCATCCCAGGAGCCAGACAAGGCTGTGACCAGCGTGGGCACAGGGCAGGACGGAGCAGGCTGGCTAGGCACTGCTGCTAACTTTCTGTCCCGCTCTTTCTACTGGTGA
- the LOC115103120 gene encoding high affinity 3',5'-cyclic-AMP phosphodiesterase 7A-like isoform X6, translated as MLGDVRVRSQVGFEPERRRSHPYLYVDFRTLHSRPEAARPVSARNVRRLLSFQRYLHPSRFFHGIPANNPLGYILDDDYTGQAKLMLQKVGNWNFDIFLFDRLTNGNSLVNLTFHLFNTYGLIELFQLDMVKLRRFLVMIQEDYRCQNPYHNAVHAADVTQAMYCYLQEPKLAETLTSCDLLLGLLAAATHDLDHPGVNQPFLIKTDHYLAALYKNSSVLENHHWKSAVGLLRESDLLSHLPTEDRLNMEERLGSLILATDISRQNDYLSEFRTHLDKGDLCLTNGGHRHFILQMALKCADICNPCRPWKLSKQWSEKVTEEFFHQGDIERKHNLEVTPLCDRQSNSVANIQIGFMAYVVEPLFVEWSRFSDTRLSQTMMSHLSLNKQGWNEGRDKQEASSSRASEEQTTPATKDSNSKVLPQGSKGS; from the exons ATGCTCG GAGATGTGAGAGTCAGAAGCCAGGTGGGGTTTGAACCAGAGCGAAGAAGGTCACATCCCTACTTGTATGTCGATTTCCGAACTTTGCATT CCCGACCTGAGGCTGCGCGGCCTGTGTCTGCCAGGAATGTCCGAAGGCTGCTGAGCTTTCAGAGGTACCTCCACCCGTCACGGTTCTTTCACGGCATCCCAGCCAACAACCCTCTAGGCTACATCCTTGACGATGACTACACAGGTCAAGCCAAG TTAATGCTGCAGAAGGTTGGAAACTGGAACTTTGATATTTTCCTGTTTGACAGACTTACGAACG GGAACAGTCTCGTCAACCTGACCTTTCACTTATTCAACACTTATGGGTTAATTGAGCTCTTCCAGTTGGACATGGTTAAACTTAGAAGATTTTTAG TCATGATTCAAGAGGACTACCGCTGCCAGAACCCTTACCACAATGCAGTCCACGCTGCAGATGTGACTCAGGCCATGTATTGTTACCTGCAGGAGCCCAAG CTTGCTGAGACGCTGACCTCCTGTGATctcctgctgggtctgctggctgctgccACCCATGATCTGGACCATCCAGGTGTCAACCAGCCTTTTCTCATCAAAACTGACCATTACCTAGCAGCACTGTACAAG AATAGCTCAGTTTTGGAGAATCACCACTGGAAGTCTGCGGTGGGCCTGCTCCGCGAATCAGACCTGCTGTCCCACCTCCCCACTGAAGACCG ATTGAACATGGAGGAGCGGCTTGGATCCCTGATTCTGGCTACGGACATCAGCAGGCAGAATGACTATCTTTCAGAGTTCAGGACACACTTGGACAAGGGAGACCTCTGCCTCACTAACGGAGGACATCGACACTTTATCCTTCAG ATGGCTCTGAAGTGTGCGGACATTTGCAACCCCTGCCGACCGTGGAAACTCAGCAAACAGTGGAGCGAGAAAGTGACAGAGGAGTTCTTCCACCAAG GTGACATTGAGCGGAAACATAATCTTGAAGTAACCCCACTCTGTGACAGGCAATCCAACTCGGTTGCCAATATACAGATTG GTTTCATGGCGTACGTGGTAGAGCCTCTGTTTGTGGAATGGTCACGCTTCTCCGACACACGGCTGTCCCAGACCATGATGAGCCACCTGAGCCTGAACAAGCAAGGCTGGAATGAGGGGAGGGACAAGCAGGAGGCTAGCTCTAGTAGGGCCTCAGAGGAACAGACGACTCCTGCCACCAAAGACTCAAACTCCAAAGTATTACCTCAGGGAAGCAAAGGGTCATGA
- the LOC115103120 gene encoding high affinity 3',5'-cyclic-AMP phosphodiesterase 7A-like isoform X3, translating to MEVCYQLPVLPLDRPVPKHVLSRRGAISFSSSSSLFGGPAPRQLSKRRGAISYDSEDQTALYIRMLGDVRVRSQVGFEPERRRSHPYLYVDFRTLHSRPEAARPVSARNVRRLLSFQRYLHPSRFFHGIPANNPLGYILDDDYTGQAKLMLQKVGNWNFDIFLFDRLTNGNSLVNLTFHLFNTYGLIELFQLDMVKLRRFLVMIQEDYRCQNPYHNAVHAADVTQAMYCYLQEPKLAETLTSCDLLLGLLAAATHDLDHPGVNQPFLIKTDHYLAALYKNSSVLENHHWKSAVGLLRESDLLSHLPTEDRLNMEERLGSLILATDISRQNDYLSEFRTHLDKGDLCLTNGGHRHFILQMALKCADICNPCRPWKLSKQWSEKVTEEFFHQGDIERKHNLEVTPLCDRQSNSVANIQIGFMAYVVEPLFVEWSRFSDTRLSQTMMSHLSLNKQGWNEGRDKQEASSSRASEEQTTPATKDSNSKVLPQGSKGS from the exons AGACGAGGGGCGATCTCCTATGACAGTGAGGATCAAACGGCTCTCTACATTCGGATGCTCG GAGATGTGAGAGTCAGAAGCCAGGTGGGGTTTGAACCAGAGCGAAGAAGGTCACATCCCTACTTGTATGTCGATTTCCGAACTTTGCATT CCCGACCTGAGGCTGCGCGGCCTGTGTCTGCCAGGAATGTCCGAAGGCTGCTGAGCTTTCAGAGGTACCTCCACCCGTCACGGTTCTTTCACGGCATCCCAGCCAACAACCCTCTAGGCTACATCCTTGACGATGACTACACAGGTCAAGCCAAG TTAATGCTGCAGAAGGTTGGAAACTGGAACTTTGATATTTTCCTGTTTGACAGACTTACGAACG GGAACAGTCTCGTCAACCTGACCTTTCACTTATTCAACACTTATGGGTTAATTGAGCTCTTCCAGTTGGACATGGTTAAACTTAGAAGATTTTTAG TCATGATTCAAGAGGACTACCGCTGCCAGAACCCTTACCACAATGCAGTCCACGCTGCAGATGTGACTCAGGCCATGTATTGTTACCTGCAGGAGCCCAAG CTTGCTGAGACGCTGACCTCCTGTGATctcctgctgggtctgctggctgctgccACCCATGATCTGGACCATCCAGGTGTCAACCAGCCTTTTCTCATCAAAACTGACCATTACCTAGCAGCACTGTACAAG AATAGCTCAGTTTTGGAGAATCACCACTGGAAGTCTGCGGTGGGCCTGCTCCGCGAATCAGACCTGCTGTCCCACCTCCCCACTGAAGACCG ATTGAACATGGAGGAGCGGCTTGGATCCCTGATTCTGGCTACGGACATCAGCAGGCAGAATGACTATCTTTCAGAGTTCAGGACACACTTGGACAAGGGAGACCTCTGCCTCACTAACGGAGGACATCGACACTTTATCCTTCAG ATGGCTCTGAAGTGTGCGGACATTTGCAACCCCTGCCGACCGTGGAAACTCAGCAAACAGTGGAGCGAGAAAGTGACAGAGGAGTTCTTCCACCAAG GTGACATTGAGCGGAAACATAATCTTGAAGTAACCCCACTCTGTGACAGGCAATCCAACTCGGTTGCCAATATACAGATTG GTTTCATGGCGTACGTGGTAGAGCCTCTGTTTGTGGAATGGTCACGCTTCTCCGACACACGGCTGTCCCAGACCATGATGAGCCACCTGAGCCTGAACAAGCAAGGCTGGAATGAGGGGAGGGACAAGCAGGAGGCTAGCTCTAGTAGGGCCTCAGAGGAACAGACGACTCCTGCCACCAAAGACTCAAACTCCAAAGTATTACCTCAGGGAAGCAAAGGGTCATGA
- the LOC115103120 gene encoding high affinity 3',5'-cyclic-AMP phosphodiesterase 7A-like isoform X5 gives MLGTYGDVRVRSQVGFEPERRRSHPYLYVDFRTLHSRPEAARPVSARNVRRLLSFQRYLHPSRFFHGIPANNPLGYILDDDYTGQAKLMLQKVGNWNFDIFLFDRLTNGNSLVNLTFHLFNTYGLIELFQLDMVKLRRFLVMIQEDYRCQNPYHNAVHAADVTQAMYCYLQEPKLAETLTSCDLLLGLLAAATHDLDHPGVNQPFLIKTDHYLAALYKNSSVLENHHWKSAVGLLRESDLLSHLPTEDRLNMEERLGSLILATDISRQNDYLSEFRTHLDKGDLCLTNGGHRHFILQMALKCADICNPCRPWKLSKQWSEKVTEEFFHQGDIERKHNLEVTPLCDRQSNSVANIQIGFMAYVVEPLFVEWSRFSDTRLSQTMMSHLSLNKQGWNEGRDKQEASSSRASEEQTTPATKDSNSKVLPQGSKGS, from the exons ATGCTCGGTACGTATG GAGATGTGAGAGTCAGAAGCCAGGTGGGGTTTGAACCAGAGCGAAGAAGGTCACATCCCTACTTGTATGTCGATTTCCGAACTTTGCATT CCCGACCTGAGGCTGCGCGGCCTGTGTCTGCCAGGAATGTCCGAAGGCTGCTGAGCTTTCAGAGGTACCTCCACCCGTCACGGTTCTTTCACGGCATCCCAGCCAACAACCCTCTAGGCTACATCCTTGACGATGACTACACAGGTCAAGCCAAG TTAATGCTGCAGAAGGTTGGAAACTGGAACTTTGATATTTTCCTGTTTGACAGACTTACGAACG GGAACAGTCTCGTCAACCTGACCTTTCACTTATTCAACACTTATGGGTTAATTGAGCTCTTCCAGTTGGACATGGTTAAACTTAGAAGATTTTTAG TCATGATTCAAGAGGACTACCGCTGCCAGAACCCTTACCACAATGCAGTCCACGCTGCAGATGTGACTCAGGCCATGTATTGTTACCTGCAGGAGCCCAAG CTTGCTGAGACGCTGACCTCCTGTGATctcctgctgggtctgctggctgctgccACCCATGATCTGGACCATCCAGGTGTCAACCAGCCTTTTCTCATCAAAACTGACCATTACCTAGCAGCACTGTACAAG AATAGCTCAGTTTTGGAGAATCACCACTGGAAGTCTGCGGTGGGCCTGCTCCGCGAATCAGACCTGCTGTCCCACCTCCCCACTGAAGACCG ATTGAACATGGAGGAGCGGCTTGGATCCCTGATTCTGGCTACGGACATCAGCAGGCAGAATGACTATCTTTCAGAGTTCAGGACACACTTGGACAAGGGAGACCTCTGCCTCACTAACGGAGGACATCGACACTTTATCCTTCAG ATGGCTCTGAAGTGTGCGGACATTTGCAACCCCTGCCGACCGTGGAAACTCAGCAAACAGTGGAGCGAGAAAGTGACAGAGGAGTTCTTCCACCAAG GTGACATTGAGCGGAAACATAATCTTGAAGTAACCCCACTCTGTGACAGGCAATCCAACTCGGTTGCCAATATACAGATTG GTTTCATGGCGTACGTGGTAGAGCCTCTGTTTGTGGAATGGTCACGCTTCTCCGACACACGGCTGTCCCAGACCATGATGAGCCACCTGAGCCTGAACAAGCAAGGCTGGAATGAGGGGAGGGACAAGCAGGAGGCTAGCTCTAGTAGGGCCTCAGAGGAACAGACGACTCCTGCCACCAAAGACTCAAACTCCAAAGTATTACCTCAGGGAAGCAAAGGGTCATGA
- the LOC115103120 gene encoding high affinity 3',5'-cyclic-AMP phosphodiesterase 7A-like isoform X4 yields the protein MEVCYQLPVLPLDRPVPKHVLSRRGAISFSSSSSLFGGPAPRQLSKRRGAISYDSEDQTALYIRMLDVRVRSQVGFEPERRRSHPYLYVDFRTLHSRPEAARPVSARNVRRLLSFQRYLHPSRFFHGIPANNPLGYILDDDYTGQAKLMLQKVGNWNFDIFLFDRLTNGNSLVNLTFHLFNTYGLIELFQLDMVKLRRFLVMIQEDYRCQNPYHNAVHAADVTQAMYCYLQEPKLAETLTSCDLLLGLLAAATHDLDHPGVNQPFLIKTDHYLAALYKNSSVLENHHWKSAVGLLRESDLLSHLPTEDRLNMEERLGSLILATDISRQNDYLSEFRTHLDKGDLCLTNGGHRHFILQMALKCADICNPCRPWKLSKQWSEKVTEEFFHQGDIERKHNLEVTPLCDRQSNSVANIQIGFMAYVVEPLFVEWSRFSDTRLSQTMMSHLSLNKQGWNEGRDKQEASSSRASEEQTTPATKDSNSKVLPQGSKGS from the exons AGACGAGGGGCGATCTCCTATGACAGTGAGGATCAAACGGCTCTCTACATTCGGATGCTCG ATGTGAGAGTCAGAAGCCAGGTGGGGTTTGAACCAGAGCGAAGAAGGTCACATCCCTACTTGTATGTCGATTTCCGAACTTTGCATT CCCGACCTGAGGCTGCGCGGCCTGTGTCTGCCAGGAATGTCCGAAGGCTGCTGAGCTTTCAGAGGTACCTCCACCCGTCACGGTTCTTTCACGGCATCCCAGCCAACAACCCTCTAGGCTACATCCTTGACGATGACTACACAGGTCAAGCCAAG TTAATGCTGCAGAAGGTTGGAAACTGGAACTTTGATATTTTCCTGTTTGACAGACTTACGAACG GGAACAGTCTCGTCAACCTGACCTTTCACTTATTCAACACTTATGGGTTAATTGAGCTCTTCCAGTTGGACATGGTTAAACTTAGAAGATTTTTAG TCATGATTCAAGAGGACTACCGCTGCCAGAACCCTTACCACAATGCAGTCCACGCTGCAGATGTGACTCAGGCCATGTATTGTTACCTGCAGGAGCCCAAG CTTGCTGAGACGCTGACCTCCTGTGATctcctgctgggtctgctggctgctgccACCCATGATCTGGACCATCCAGGTGTCAACCAGCCTTTTCTCATCAAAACTGACCATTACCTAGCAGCACTGTACAAG AATAGCTCAGTTTTGGAGAATCACCACTGGAAGTCTGCGGTGGGCCTGCTCCGCGAATCAGACCTGCTGTCCCACCTCCCCACTGAAGACCG ATTGAACATGGAGGAGCGGCTTGGATCCCTGATTCTGGCTACGGACATCAGCAGGCAGAATGACTATCTTTCAGAGTTCAGGACACACTTGGACAAGGGAGACCTCTGCCTCACTAACGGAGGACATCGACACTTTATCCTTCAG ATGGCTCTGAAGTGTGCGGACATTTGCAACCCCTGCCGACCGTGGAAACTCAGCAAACAGTGGAGCGAGAAAGTGACAGAGGAGTTCTTCCACCAAG GTGACATTGAGCGGAAACATAATCTTGAAGTAACCCCACTCTGTGACAGGCAATCCAACTCGGTTGCCAATATACAGATTG GTTTCATGGCGTACGTGGTAGAGCCTCTGTTTGTGGAATGGTCACGCTTCTCCGACACACGGCTGTCCCAGACCATGATGAGCCACCTGAGCCTGAACAAGCAAGGCTGGAATGAGGGGAGGGACAAGCAGGAGGCTAGCTCTAGTAGGGCCTCAGAGGAACAGACGACTCCTGCCACCAAAGACTCAAACTCCAAAGTATTACCTCAGGGAAGCAAAGGGTCATGA
- the LOC115103120 gene encoding high affinity 3',5'-cyclic-AMP phosphodiesterase 7A-like isoform X1 encodes MEVCYQLPVLPLDRPVPKHVLSRRGAISFSSSSSLFGGPAPRQLSKRRGAISYDSEDQTALYIRMLGTYGDVRVRSQVGFEPERRRSHPYLYVDFRTLHSRPEAARPVSARNVRRLLSFQRYLHPSRFFHGIPANNPLGYILDDDYTGQAKLMLQKVGNWNFDIFLFDRLTNGNSLVNLTFHLFNTYGLIELFQLDMVKLRRFLVMIQEDYRCQNPYHNAVHAADVTQAMYCYLQEPKLAETLTSCDLLLGLLAAATHDLDHPGVNQPFLIKTDHYLAALYKNSSVLENHHWKSAVGLLRESDLLSHLPTEDRLNMEERLGSLILATDISRQNDYLSEFRTHLDKGDLCLTNGGHRHFILQMALKCADICNPCRPWKLSKQWSEKVTEEFFHQGDIERKHNLEVTPLCDRQSNSVANIQIGFMAYVVEPLFVEWSRFSDTRLSQTMMSHLSLNKQGWNEGRDKQEASSSRASEEQTTPATKDSNSKVLPQGSKGS; translated from the exons AGACGAGGGGCGATCTCCTATGACAGTGAGGATCAAACGGCTCTCTACATTCGGATGCTCGGTACGTATG GAGATGTGAGAGTCAGAAGCCAGGTGGGGTTTGAACCAGAGCGAAGAAGGTCACATCCCTACTTGTATGTCGATTTCCGAACTTTGCATT CCCGACCTGAGGCTGCGCGGCCTGTGTCTGCCAGGAATGTCCGAAGGCTGCTGAGCTTTCAGAGGTACCTCCACCCGTCACGGTTCTTTCACGGCATCCCAGCCAACAACCCTCTAGGCTACATCCTTGACGATGACTACACAGGTCAAGCCAAG TTAATGCTGCAGAAGGTTGGAAACTGGAACTTTGATATTTTCCTGTTTGACAGACTTACGAACG GGAACAGTCTCGTCAACCTGACCTTTCACTTATTCAACACTTATGGGTTAATTGAGCTCTTCCAGTTGGACATGGTTAAACTTAGAAGATTTTTAG TCATGATTCAAGAGGACTACCGCTGCCAGAACCCTTACCACAATGCAGTCCACGCTGCAGATGTGACTCAGGCCATGTATTGTTACCTGCAGGAGCCCAAG CTTGCTGAGACGCTGACCTCCTGTGATctcctgctgggtctgctggctgctgccACCCATGATCTGGACCATCCAGGTGTCAACCAGCCTTTTCTCATCAAAACTGACCATTACCTAGCAGCACTGTACAAG AATAGCTCAGTTTTGGAGAATCACCACTGGAAGTCTGCGGTGGGCCTGCTCCGCGAATCAGACCTGCTGTCCCACCTCCCCACTGAAGACCG ATTGAACATGGAGGAGCGGCTTGGATCCCTGATTCTGGCTACGGACATCAGCAGGCAGAATGACTATCTTTCAGAGTTCAGGACACACTTGGACAAGGGAGACCTCTGCCTCACTAACGGAGGACATCGACACTTTATCCTTCAG ATGGCTCTGAAGTGTGCGGACATTTGCAACCCCTGCCGACCGTGGAAACTCAGCAAACAGTGGAGCGAGAAAGTGACAGAGGAGTTCTTCCACCAAG GTGACATTGAGCGGAAACATAATCTTGAAGTAACCCCACTCTGTGACAGGCAATCCAACTCGGTTGCCAATATACAGATTG GTTTCATGGCGTACGTGGTAGAGCCTCTGTTTGTGGAATGGTCACGCTTCTCCGACACACGGCTGTCCCAGACCATGATGAGCCACCTGAGCCTGAACAAGCAAGGCTGGAATGAGGGGAGGGACAAGCAGGAGGCTAGCTCTAGTAGGGCCTCAGAGGAACAGACGACTCCTGCCACCAAAGACTCAAACTCCAAAGTATTACCTCAGGGAAGCAAAGGGTCATGA
- the LOC115103120 gene encoding high affinity 3',5'-cyclic-AMP phosphodiesterase 7A-like isoform X2, with the protein MEVCYQLPVLPLDRPVPKHVLSRRGAISFSSSSSLFGGPAPRQLSKRRGAISYDSEDQTALYIRMLGTYDVRVRSQVGFEPERRRSHPYLYVDFRTLHSRPEAARPVSARNVRRLLSFQRYLHPSRFFHGIPANNPLGYILDDDYTGQAKLMLQKVGNWNFDIFLFDRLTNGNSLVNLTFHLFNTYGLIELFQLDMVKLRRFLVMIQEDYRCQNPYHNAVHAADVTQAMYCYLQEPKLAETLTSCDLLLGLLAAATHDLDHPGVNQPFLIKTDHYLAALYKNSSVLENHHWKSAVGLLRESDLLSHLPTEDRLNMEERLGSLILATDISRQNDYLSEFRTHLDKGDLCLTNGGHRHFILQMALKCADICNPCRPWKLSKQWSEKVTEEFFHQGDIERKHNLEVTPLCDRQSNSVANIQIGFMAYVVEPLFVEWSRFSDTRLSQTMMSHLSLNKQGWNEGRDKQEASSSRASEEQTTPATKDSNSKVLPQGSKGS; encoded by the exons AGACGAGGGGCGATCTCCTATGACAGTGAGGATCAAACGGCTCTCTACATTCGGATGCTCGGTACGTATG ATGTGAGAGTCAGAAGCCAGGTGGGGTTTGAACCAGAGCGAAGAAGGTCACATCCCTACTTGTATGTCGATTTCCGAACTTTGCATT CCCGACCTGAGGCTGCGCGGCCTGTGTCTGCCAGGAATGTCCGAAGGCTGCTGAGCTTTCAGAGGTACCTCCACCCGTCACGGTTCTTTCACGGCATCCCAGCCAACAACCCTCTAGGCTACATCCTTGACGATGACTACACAGGTCAAGCCAAG TTAATGCTGCAGAAGGTTGGAAACTGGAACTTTGATATTTTCCTGTTTGACAGACTTACGAACG GGAACAGTCTCGTCAACCTGACCTTTCACTTATTCAACACTTATGGGTTAATTGAGCTCTTCCAGTTGGACATGGTTAAACTTAGAAGATTTTTAG TCATGATTCAAGAGGACTACCGCTGCCAGAACCCTTACCACAATGCAGTCCACGCTGCAGATGTGACTCAGGCCATGTATTGTTACCTGCAGGAGCCCAAG CTTGCTGAGACGCTGACCTCCTGTGATctcctgctgggtctgctggctgctgccACCCATGATCTGGACCATCCAGGTGTCAACCAGCCTTTTCTCATCAAAACTGACCATTACCTAGCAGCACTGTACAAG AATAGCTCAGTTTTGGAGAATCACCACTGGAAGTCTGCGGTGGGCCTGCTCCGCGAATCAGACCTGCTGTCCCACCTCCCCACTGAAGACCG ATTGAACATGGAGGAGCGGCTTGGATCCCTGATTCTGGCTACGGACATCAGCAGGCAGAATGACTATCTTTCAGAGTTCAGGACACACTTGGACAAGGGAGACCTCTGCCTCACTAACGGAGGACATCGACACTTTATCCTTCAG ATGGCTCTGAAGTGTGCGGACATTTGCAACCCCTGCCGACCGTGGAAACTCAGCAAACAGTGGAGCGAGAAAGTGACAGAGGAGTTCTTCCACCAAG GTGACATTGAGCGGAAACATAATCTTGAAGTAACCCCACTCTGTGACAGGCAATCCAACTCGGTTGCCAATATACAGATTG GTTTCATGGCGTACGTGGTAGAGCCTCTGTTTGTGGAATGGTCACGCTTCTCCGACACACGGCTGTCCCAGACCATGATGAGCCACCTGAGCCTGAACAAGCAAGGCTGGAATGAGGGGAGGGACAAGCAGGAGGCTAGCTCTAGTAGGGCCTCAGAGGAACAGACGACTCCTGCCACCAAAGACTCAAACTCCAAAGTATTACCTCAGGGAAGCAAAGGGTCATGA